The genome window TCGACCGAGGCGGTCGAGAATGACCCGACGATCCTGTGCAGCGGCATGTGGCCTTCCTGACCCAGAATCCACAGGCCCCCTTCCACTGCGATCTGCGCGAAAATCGGGAAGGTGATCGGGTTGCCAAGAAACGTCGCCAGCACGGCGGCCAGGATATTGCCCCGCATCACCCAGGCCAGCATTGCCGCCAACAGGAAGTGCAAACCGAAGAACGGCGTGAAGCTGATGAAGGCCCCCGCCGCGATCCCCCGGCTGATCTTATGCGGCGGATCGGGCAGGCGGCGAATGCGGTGCAGAACGTAACTTGCCGCCCGGCTCCAGCCGCCACGGGGGTATATCCCCTCGGCGACGATCTCGGCGTAACTGCGTTTGCGGCGGCGCTTGAACAAAGGGTGGAGTCTTTCGTCGGCTTCTTGTTTCAGGTGACCTTTTATGGTCGTCGGTTCAAGTCACGATGGCGTTCAACCGTGGCCACATCGCTTTCAGCCTCCAGTGCCAGCGTCACGGCGTGCAGATGTTCGACATCGCGCAGATCCACGTCGACGATAAGGCGATAAAAGTCCTGTTTTCTGTCCAGAAAGTGCAGGTCCGAAATATTGGCCCCCTGTTCCCCGATCAGCGTGCAAATCCGCCCCAGCACGCCCGCGTCATTGCGGATTGTCAGATCCATGCCGACCGTATGCACCGGAGGGTGCGTGCCCGAGTGCCATTGCAGATCGACCCAGCGTTCGGGCTGATCCTCAACCTCGGCCAAAGCCTCGCACGCGATGGCGTGAATGACCACGCCCTGGCCGCGATAGGTGATACCGACGATGCGTTCGCCGGGCAGCGGGCCGCAGCAAGCGGCGCGGCGGAACGGCTGATCGGGGTCCAGGCCGACGATGGCGCGGGCGGCGTCAATCTCATCCCCCTTTTTGTCGGCCAGCTTGGGATAGAGCACCTGGATGACATCGCGCGCGATCAACTCGGCAGAGCCCAGCCGCGCCAGCAGTTCCGAGGCATCGCTGAGACCCATGTGATTGGCCGCCGTGGTCAGCGCCTTGTCCGTGGCGCGTTTGCCGACGTGGTCAAAAGCCACTCGGGCAAGTTCCCGGCCCAGGCGGACAAAACGTTCGCGATCTTCTTCGCGCAACGACCGGCGGATCGCCGATTTGGCGCGACCGGTGGCAACAATGTCGATCCAGGTCGCCTGCGGGCGCTGACCCTCGGCGGTCATTACCTCGACCGATTGGCCATTCTTCAGCCGTGTCCACAGCGGCACCCGGATGCCATCCACCTTGGCGCCGACGCAACTGGCCCCGATCCTTGTGTGGATCGCAAAGGCAAAATCCAGCGGCGTCGCGCCGCGCGGCAGTTTCACAACCTCGCCCTTCGGGGTGAAGCAAAACACCTGGTCCGGATACATCTCCAGCTTGACGTGTTCGAGGAATTCATCGTGATCCTCGCCCGCGCCGAAACGATCCGTCAGGGTCGAAATCCATCGCGCCGGATCAACCGCAAAGGGGTTTTCAGTGCGCACACCGTCGCGGTACGACCAATGCGCCGCCACGCCCGCCTCGGCCACATCGTGCATCTGCTGGGTCCGGATCTGCACTTCGACCCGCTTGCCATCCCGGCCCGATACCGTGGTGTGGATCGACCGATACCCGTTCGACTTTGGCTGGCTGATGTAATCCTTGAACCGCCCCGGCACGGCCCGCCAGCGCAGATGGATCGCGCCCAGCACGCCATAGCAATCGCGCTCACTCTGGCAAGTTACCCGGAAGCCGTAGATATCGGAAAGCCGCGAAAACCCCTGCTTCTTTTCTTCCATCTTGCGCCAGATCGAATAGGGCTTCTTGGCCCGGCCCGAAACTTCGGCAACGATCCCGACGCCCTTCAATTCGGCCCGGATATCGCCGGTGATCTTGTTGATCGCATCGCCCGTTTCCCTCTGAAGCGTGATGAAGCGCCGCATGAGCGAGGCGCGCGCTTCCGGGTTCAGGACACGGAAGGCCAGATCCTCAAGCTCTTCGCGCATCCACTGCATGCCCATGCGGCCTGCGAGTGGCGCGAAAATATCCATCGTCTCGCGCGCTTTCTGGGCCTGCTTATCGGGGCGCATCGACTTGATCGTGCGCATGTTGTGCAGCCGGTCGGACAGCTTGACCAGGATCACACGCAGATCCTTGGACATCGCCATGAACAGCTTGCGAAAGTTTTCTGCCTGCTTGGTCTCGGTCGAGGATAATTGCAGGTTGGTCAGCTTGGTGACCCCATCGACCAGTTCGGCAATCTCTTCGCCGAACAGCTTGCTGATCTCGGAATAGGTCGACCCGGTGTCTTCAATGGTGTCGTGCAGCAGGGCGGTGATGATTGTTGCATCATCCAACTGCTGTTCGGCCAGGATCGCGGCAACCGCGACCGGGTGCGTGAAATATGGCTCTCCCGAGTGGCGGAATTGCCCGTCGTGGGCGCGGGCGCCATAGTCCCAGGCCGCCCGGATCAGCGCGTCGTTGGTTTTTGGATTATAGGAACGGACCGAGGTGATCAGGTCATCGGCAGTGATCATTCCGGCCCTGCCCTAGCTGGCGCAGGCGGCGGCAAGCGCCCTGCGCGGCACCCGTTACTGGCTTTCCTGCGCTTCCATCAGCGCACGCAGCAATTTTTCCTCGCTCATGTCGTCCTGGGCGGGTTTGTCCTGTTCGGCCCCCATCAGAAGCGCCATCGCGTCTTCTTCGGGCTCATCAACTTCGATCTGGGTTTGCTGCGATTCGATC of Paracoccaceae bacterium contains these proteins:
- a CDS encoding RelA/SpoT family protein: MITADDLITSVRSYNPKTNDALIRAAWDYGARAHDGQFRHSGEPYFTHPVAVAAILAEQQLDDATIITALLHDTIEDTGSTYSEISKLFGEEIAELVDGVTKLTNLQLSSTETKQAENFRKLFMAMSKDLRVILVKLSDRLHNMRTIKSMRPDKQAQKARETMDIFAPLAGRMGMQWMREELEDLAFRVLNPEARASLMRRFITLQRETGDAINKITGDIRAELKGVGIVAEVSGRAKKPYSIWRKMEEKKQGFSRLSDIYGFRVTCQSERDCYGVLGAIHLRWRAVPGRFKDYISQPKSNGYRSIHTTVSGRDGKRVEVQIRTQQMHDVAEAGVAAHWSYRDGVRTENPFAVDPARWISTLTDRFGAGEDHDEFLEHVKLEMYPDQVFCFTPKGEVVKLPRGATPLDFAFAIHTRIGASCVGAKVDGIRVPLWTRLKNGQSVEVMTAEGQRPQATWIDIVATGRAKSAIRRSLREEDRERFVRLGRELARVAFDHVGKRATDKALTTAANHMGLSDASELLARLGSAELIARDVIQVLYPKLADKKGDEIDAARAIVGLDPDQPFRRAACCGPLPGERIVGITYRGQGVVIHAIACEALAEVEDQPERWVDLQWHSGTHPPVHTVGMDLTIRNDAGVLGRICTLIGEQGANISDLHFLDRKQDFYRLIVDVDLRDVEHLHAVTLALEAESDVATVERHRDLNRRP
- a CDS encoding DUF2062 domain-containing protein translates to MFKRRRKRSYAEIVAEGIYPRGGWSRAASYVLHRIRRLPDPPHKISRGIAAGAFISFTPFFGLHFLLAAMLAWVMRGNILAAVLATFLGNPITFPIFAQIAVEGGLWILGQEGHMPLHRIVGSFSTASVELWSNFAAIFTAEVAEWGQLHRFFHRVFLPYLVGGIVPGIILGIAAYVLSRPVITAYQKGRIKRLKKRYEKRVAAAQELAEKRRIEGD